The proteins below come from a single Miscanthus floridulus cultivar M001 chromosome 1, ASM1932011v1, whole genome shotgun sequence genomic window:
- the LOC136468209 gene encoding uncharacterized protein — protein sequence MRPPVREKRRWSFRRPGAGAGAGASGGAQGQGPLASSSSHCFSEAEVHVVVVAQEQDQQQQVATTAVVVPEAASSTAGAVVTLPASGRRSADRDAEAAAAVRIQAAFRSCAERLRLLEVKDITSSRQQDVAAATPRPQPSRRSPQHPRSRKPPEAVERGSEENDVGGAVLTKQLAVLAVTARWL from the exons ATGCGGCCTCCCGTGAGGGAGAAGAGGCGGTGGAGCTTCCGCCGGCCGGGCgcaggggcgggcgcgggcgcgtccGGTGGCGCACAGGGACAGGGCCCGCTCGCGTCCTCGTCGTCGCACTGCTTCTCTGAGGCCGAGGTGCATGTCGTCGTCGTGGCGCAGGAGCAAGACCAGCAGCAGCAGGTCGCAACCACAGCCGTTGTTGTCCCTGAGGCCGCGTCGTCCACCGCGGGTGCGGTCGTCACGCTTCCGGCGTCGGGGAGGAGGAGCGCCGATCGTGACGCGGAGGCCGCGGCCGCGGTCAGGATCCAGGCAGCCTTCCGATCGTGTGCCGAGCGGCTGCGCCTCCTCGAGGTCAAGGACATCACCTCCTCCAGGCAGCAGGACGTTGCCGCCGCCACGCCACGGCCCCAGCCGAGCCGGCGCTCGCCGCAGCACCCGCGGTCCCGGAAGCCACCG GAGGCGGTGGAGAGGGGTTCGGAGGAGAACGACGTCGGAGGCGCTGTGCTGACCAAGCAGCTGGCGGTGCTCGCCGTCACCGCACGCTGGCTGTAG